The following are from one region of the Macadamia integrifolia cultivar HAES 741 unplaced genomic scaffold, SCU_Mint_v3 scaffold2519, whole genome shotgun sequence genome:
- the LOC122066669 gene encoding protein POLAR LOCALIZATION DURING ASYMMETRIC DIVISION AND REDISTRIBUTION-like has product MRIADFLDCDKEDFGKMGGRRRRKGFSGGSFSHSPWWVLSRCLSCFKPRSGELSNSRSKVVLAETGERRTKESGRREERKPIDGSFPLGCRTDGAKGESSSSLVEESTRSSEIVDSSVESSAIHVKELSFNLGLGVGLLFLIAESKNEFKKMMELRTQMELLLKENKDGMQRKDQYFVESEANNDFSYSSRDFNEVGTNYHLAIQNHLSSNHLVQTEITKDCIQLSKCDTQRKEGCPVAIDQLEAELETELERLQFSLCTQELSRNLQQEQGEMAVENDAQARSYFGEVYDCHDSDSIEDHGICPLELERRLHELLEARQKEQIAELEFALECSQNKLLEKEMEISWWKDTARVISQHVPETCLSRYRLQLPKALHLEKF; this is encoded by the exons ATGCGAATAGCCGATTTCCTCGATTGCGACAAAGAAGACTTCGGAAAGATGGGTGGGAGAAGAAGACGAAAAGGGTTTTCTGGTGGTTCTTTCAGTCATTCTCCGTGGTGGGTTTTGTCTCGTTGCCTCTCTTGTTTCAAGCCGAGGTCAGGGGAGCTAAGCAACTCCCGAAGCAAGGTAGTGTTGGCGGAGACAGGGGAGAGGAGAACAAAGGAATcgggaaggagagaggagaggaaaccGATTGATGGGTCTTTCCCATTAGGCTGTCGGACGGATGGAGCGAAAGGCgagtcatcatcttctttggtAGAAGAGTCTACAAGAAGTTCTGAAATTGTTGACTCATCAG TTGAATCTTCAGCAATACATGTGAAGGAACTATCTTTCAACTTGGGTCTTGGTGTTGGGCTGCTTTTTCTTATTGCTGAAAGTAAAAATGAGTTCAAGAAGATGATGGAGCTGCGGACACAAATGGAACTGCTtctcaaagaaaataaagatggaaTGCAAAGGAAAGATCAATATTTTGTTGAATCTGAGGCAAATAATGATTTCTCTTATTCCTCCAGAGACTTCAATGAAGTTGGTACAAACTACCATCTTGCCATTCAAAATCATCTATCATCAAACCATTTGGTACAGACTGAAATCACAAAAGATTGCATTCAGTTGTCAAAATGTGATACACAGAGAAAAGAGGGATGCCCAGTGGCAATTGATCAACTGGAAGCAGAACTTGAAACTGAACTAGAACGTTTGCAGTTCAGCTTGTGTACTCAAGAATTATCAAGGAATCTGCAGCAGGAACAGGGAGAG ATGGCTGTTGAGAACGATGCCCAGGCAAGAAGCTATTTCGGAGAAGTGTATGACTGTCATGATTCAGATAGCATTGAGGACCATGGAATTTGTCCATTGGAGCTTGAGAGGAGATTGCATGAGCTACTGGAAGCAAGACAGAAAGAGCAGATAGCAGAGCTTGAGTTTGCTTTGGAATGTTCCCAGAACAAACTCCTTGAGAAAGAAATGGAGATCTCTTGGTGGAAGGACACTGCAAGAGTCATTTCTCAGCATGTTCCAGAAACGTGCTTGTCAAGGTACAGACTGCAATTACCAAAAGCATTGCACTTGGAGAAGTTCTAG